The Sabethes cyaneus chromosome 3, idSabCyanKW18_F2, whole genome shotgun sequence DNA window TAGCTGTTTTACCTTACCAATTACACTAACGAGCGCTTAATTTACTTTCGAACCCTTCACATCACCGTTTCAGTCACTAATCAAAACAACAGGTAGCAAGCAGTTGTGAGCATCATATCAACGAGCAATTATGGGGTACTATTTTCAGTTCGAAATCACCCGAGGTCCTTCGAAACGGCCCTGAAATCACAAAATAAGATCCACTCCAAACCAAATAAGTAAATGATGATAGATTGAGGCTTAACCGAAAGAGAGAGAGTGAGTGAATTTTGTTGGAATTAACATaagcaaactttgaaaaaagaCAAGGTCGACTGCATCTGGTTTGTAGTGTAATTTGCCGTGATTAATTTCATAATGCCCTACGTGCATCACCACAAGAGAGCATTGAGAAAGTTGCCGGTCGGTTTTAGATCCATTTAGGTTCcattaaaacaaaacaacatgCAAATAAGTCCCAAATTAATGGCCCCACGAGGGACGTCGATAAAAAGAAACGATGATGTGAGCTGAATGAGCTTTGAATGGTACATTTTTTACGATTGTCATGCAATTGCATTCACTTTGTACCAAGGCAAGAAAACTGTGATAAAAGAATTACTCTTCCTTTGATGGAAAGGTTTAATAGAAAGGAAATGACTTTAGCTTCGACAATGTTTCAAGACACCATTAAAAACTGAACATCATTGCAATGGCTCATCAATGGGGtctaaatttgacatgaaagAAGTAAACGTCCATACAACGATGCCGTAAAACTTTCGGGTAGGAAAAATCGAAGCACAAAAATATGAGCAACACCTGCTACTGTTCAGTAGCTCCTACAGCAATCTGCTAGATGTGCATATGCACGTACATCCAACTATTGCACAATGACCACGTGAATGCAACTGCCGTCAAAACGAATGTTCAGTCATTCCAGGAGCCGATACTGTGAGCCAGACCAACCAATCGGCGGAGGAAAACCGGCGAACGCTTGTAGCTGGAAAACCTAAATCTTCACTGTACTCGGATGTTAGATGACTCCCATTCAATTGGAGAGAAGTTCAGCACGCCGAACCGCCTGATGAAGCCCAAGTTCTTTTACGATGGTTATAACTATGGAATGGATAGACGAATAAATCAATCCGAAAAGGGAGGCTACGTTTTCAGCCCGCATCTGTTTTATGCTTTCGAAGTTGGAGCAAATTTATAGCCCTCAATTAACACTTCAGATGCAAGCCAAGAACATGTGCATCGGACTGGTGCGGTGATTAGCTAAGCTTACCGTTCGCTAGAAAGGACATGGCGTTTACAAACCTGTACAATCGGTTTCGAGTCGAAAAAACAGCCACTGGCAGTCTGGGGCGTTTAATGCGGTTTGATCAATTGTTGAGTGCCTACGtttaaaaattattaatttaataagaacaggttttttttttaatgattagaTCTTAATTGCTGTTCCCCGTACaaacatgaaacaattttaatcTCAAAATTGATTTCATTCATCCGTCACGCAATCGTTTTGTTAAACATAAAGTTAGCCCCAGTTAACAAACGGTGCAATCGGTAGCAATATGTGGAAACGAATGGTTGTTCAGTGGGTGTTGCTATTGTGCATGGCAATAGGCTGTTACAAAGCCCTAAGCAGCAAAATTGAGTTAGAACTACAACGGTATGTACAGAACTACGGCTTTGACGTGGGCAACGCCACCGGTTTGCGAGTTACAAAATTCAATCGTACAACGCCAGTTCTGAACGGTACCATGAGAATTTTTAAAAACCTGGATAATAACTATAAGGTGATAGtttcaaattattattatttggttCCTTTCGTTAACAAGTCGTCTTATTCTCAGTGCTCCATTAGAATAGCTTCCAGTCGCCTTGGTAACAATCAGTTCAACGATTACCCGATATCTTGGACGGAACAACCCTTCTGCGACATGATGAAGCGAGCCTACAGGGATTATCAGTTCGTATTTCTAAATCATTCCAATTTGCCTCAGGTAACGGAGGACGGACTGTGTCCATTTCCAGCGGGAGATTATTGGTTCAAAAATGCCGTTTTTCCCTCATCGACTGTACCTAACTTCCTGCCGGATGGCTATTGGAGAATGACGATCCTGATCACTGGTGCTGGGAATGCAAGCGTTAACATTTATGCTCGCGTTAGACATACACCAGTTTAAGTACGAAAAGACAAATATTTGTTATCGATAATGAGCAATAAATCATTACTTACCGGAATTGTCATAGATAAATCAGCAAAAAGCTCAACCTGATCAGCCAATATCGTGCTGGGCGATATTGGTTGATTAGGTCAACCCTGTGCGTATTAATCTTCCAATAAAATCTGTTCACGTAAAATTCATAGTTTAGTTTTAGATTAAAGACGCAGCCCAGACGTTAGAGTTGAACTCTCCATCGTCAATTGCGGTTGAGGGccattcggaaagtcaaggctgattTCAGCATCATGGATTGTGCTTTGGCGCAAAAACTGAACACTGACCGCTGTACTGTACGGTGTATccgtctcggaatggctacaagtgttactGAGCAAATGGGGAGcccaacagaagcctcaaacaGTACCCAAAGGTTAGAATCTGGTGACGATACGCTTCAGAGAAggccgatttcaaccaaacccAGGCGGtaaattcttcatgctctggCCTCTGGCTCGTGGCAGGGTTTGTAGCAAATTCGAGATTTGGAGGTATTGGAGATGGGTTCGTGATAAAGGGCATCCGTATGAAAACCAGCGTTTTGTGATGGAAATgaattcggagatacacagAGGTAGGTATCTAaccaggcggattttgcccttcattaagtcccatgatagcCAGCCGCAGTTTCAGTTTGCATGTTacaatggacttcagttcatctaataagagctgagtgcaccagATTGTTCACTGGTTCAtccagtattgaaatactgGGGGATAATGATGCGAAAGCTGAAGGTGAAGGGAGCAGTCATCAGCcacattggtcagatgaggagttcTAGATGCCGGCTGGCCGGGGCCGTGACTGGGGAGGGTGTGCAGCGGCTGACgagcggtgtcagcagtagggtttatcatgcaatgtaacataatcTGCTCtgtttcatccttagaaactgtttcaattgaaaaattaaacaatgcGAGACATTTTCCGGGACTCCTAGTAATCCGGGAAAAACCGTTcaacacccctattctgtatttcgaacgggttTGTCTCTCGTTCGAAACTggcatttcgttcgaaaaaacagcgcctcgaacgaaagatcttcataCGAAGaaacaactcgaacgaaatatttgccaagtcgatcgaaatatttcaactcgttcgaaatacagaatatgggtgCAAATCTGGGACaatcccgcataatccgggacgtctggtcagcctgcCTTACGCAGTTTTGTTTAGATTCATCTACCgaatttctgttcgatttctatCAGCCAGGACGAACAGAACCGTTTCTATAGCCGATTCAGTTTGTTCTGGTTTTTCTCGCTTTTTCGTAAAGTTTTTCAAAATGCAaactctatttttatttatttatatctaAAGACATTGGATTAGCAATAATTTAGAACCGTGTCCCATTTCGAATTTTATTGCGGCGTACATGTCAACAAATGAGTCATCTGGATTAACGACACTATTTATTAATAAATCTATACCGTTCtgactcaaacttcgaacacttaagtcatactgaaactttcttcaaagtaaaatgttcgaaaacatctttattttaCCCCCAtgaattgaaaattttaaaaatgaggataaaatgttattttataatgaaaaacactaaaaagttacagttcggttttgattcaaacttcgaacactttcatggtcgacatttaaagctcgaatatttcagtctcagacatcgaacacttgtattactttgataagtattaatgtttttagtgtcactcaacttaaatgagtgaaattacaacctttttctaaacactgtctttttaaatccacctaacagtgtgaTTTAAAACTTTTCACTCAATAATTAGGTTCAATCCATATTTCTGAAGGCAATTGCTAATATTCTCGAACTCCATGAACTACATCTAAAGGAAGTTTACTATCTTCAGCTTATCAATGCAGAAAAttaattttcccgaaggaaaacccggaaaaaccggatattattcattgctgttcgaagtttgaatcacttcTCAAAACGTGATTCTAACTCTTTCATTTATCCAATAtcattgaaataatgcatgaaatattgtattttaactatgctttagtacataaaTACTTTGCACTTATCTATTGATCACGTAGTTGGAAGGTTCTAAATTCTAAAATTggcaaaataatgcaaacgaaaaaacagctacttttgcacgaaacgctaagagtaagcGAGCCAAGTGAAAATCTGAGTTCTTACATTTTTCCAgagcctgctgatttcttacaaggagtcctacagttcaatgtcatacctcaccggatagaggacattctaacgaacacagtGGTGTATAACAAGCATAATATTtgatcatattagcgatactaacgagcattttattctgaagtgttcgaagtttgagactgttctaagtttgaatcagaacggtaataTGATATAGAAAATTCACCTAATATTTTGATCTGTCATCGTGGTTTGCGACTCTGACACAACATGTTGAACATGTTGGCAAAGCCTCAATTCATCGATATTCCTAGACAAAATTTTCGAAGTTTGGACAGGAATGGTGGCCTCATGGCGAATCGCTAGGTGAAGAAGTGATTGTgggcgcaggttaaaactgtctagcattacggtttacgggtcgatctgtcaaactgtccgtatcgttcataaatttcgggttcgacgttcgagttagcacgaacccatgttgatttatgaattcgctataagacgctccaaaaactttagtcaATATCGATATGTTCTCCATCCCTAGAATTGattaataatcgacgtgcgacatttgGTTTTATGTATTCTTGCCCTGAGTGTCGCAACAAGAATAAAATccaatgtcgcacgtcgattattacggttttcaactgcaacagcaatgtctagtcggtgttaaatcagaccgaaccaagttacaaaactctgatttcgagaaaaatgcgtTGAAAGTTTGCcgttctgtatggtttatatgtATCAATCATTCGAAACCATCTACAGTGATATAAATCCGTATTCGCACGGCAGATTTAGTTTTTCTACATTCGAAAGTTTAACAGAAATTTTAGGGACATGttattcaagtaaaatcatagTGTCAGATGTTAATTTTAAGGTATGATATCTGATTTTgggaaaatggtttttatttatctgaaaaaaatattataaattagCGTATGAAAAAATCCACTCAAATCCATATTCATACGGGCTTCGAATTAACAGTTCTGATTTCTCAGATGTAGCTTAATTTCAAAGATTAGCATTTAGTATGGTATCCTTTGGTCATTGCAACTGCGTTTAGTCGTTTTGGAATGCTGTCTACCAGTTTTTCCGTGTATTCGGTGGGAATTTGGTCCTATTCGTCCATTAAATGTTTTCTAAGatcgtttttgttagaaattggaTGACTTCTAACTTTTTTGTCGAAATATTCCAAAAGGTTTTCAATGGGATTGATGTCTGGAGATGTTGTGGTAGAGTATCAATAAGTTTTGAGCAGTTATAAAGTAACCATGTGGGTTTCTTAAATGCTTTGTGCTATGGGTCATTGTCTCGGTAAAACTTGAACCTCTGACTAAACCCCATTTTGTTGGCACTtggtttcaaattttgctttaaaacaTCTAGATAGACATTTTGATCCATTATGCCATCATCGATGAAGACTAAATTCCCAACACCTTTAGCCGTAATCCACCCGCTTACCACCACTCCACCCCAGCCGTGTTCCATCACTATCAGCTTTTTCACATTTAGTTCATCGTTTGGCTTTTCCCAATACAAAACGACGACCATCTGAACCAAAGATGTTAAATTTGAAttcatctgcaaaaataatatcttattGAAAAGAAAGCTATCATCTTTGACTCATATGGTCGTCATTTTTTATGGGAAAAGTCAACCGATGAACTAGggaaactgtgggtaaaatgaacagggagggtaaaatgaacaggggggggaaatgaacaggtagccaaattcccagtaaatcGATTAAAATCTATTCCAAATCAATAGGTAttttctcctagaagtattttaagctgtttgagacaatatgtgatGATCATGAGCTTTCTTGAGCTTTCTTTgaagttttattttccatttatcagcagcccCGATCTAATTAGAATTcaagcaataaaaatgatcgagtctcccgaaaaatgacggaaaatgaccgagtgcTGGAATATGATgcgagttgaaagtcaagcattgtatgaatggggcgaagatacattatgttaaatttaaggagtcccattttaattccaacagttctgtagattatctacggTTTTTGTAGAAtaatgataatgtaaaataatgtttaatttgccTAAACTGCATGTTAGCTTTAGTTTTCtgtgacatgttcattttacccacacgaaaaaaaaatcaggctcgaatgtgacgctttcgaaaatatgaattttttataacaaatcgtcctttttttaaacatctttatatattgctaagtggaatatgaatccagctttcaattcatgtagtgcgttcagcatttggttggttcctgggggagcacatggcgaaattgctaagggtgtccattttacccccagttcccctaaatgtaaaaaaattgaaagcgaTGGTCAAAAAAACGGCTAGGGTGGAGTGGTGGTAAGCGGGTGTATTACGGCTAAAGGTGTTGGCAATTTAGTCTTCATCGATGACATAATGGATCAAAATATACGAATATGGATTTGAGTGgatttttttatacgctaatttataatattttttttagataaataaaaaccatttttccaaaaccagatatcataccttaaaattaatatctgacactatgattttacttgaataaCATCTCCCTAAAACTTCTACCGTGCCGTACGCACACGGATTTGTATCACTAGTCATTTGTAGTCTgattctaatcagactacaaatGACTAATGATACAAATCTACATACAAGTGATACAAGTGATACAATTTTACTCTAgtaaaattgagcttgaaaaattcttgattgtttgctgtcattaactcatttttttaattgctcttgcaattcagctaccgttgttaaaaaaaactatttctcgttctaaaaatagaattgacagcattgcgcaaattggctatttaaaagtgcgcaaaagcctctattaagcttcattctAAACCCAAatcatagttcagccacaggttgaataaaatcagctgtaaaaacgtttgatcagcctgaaattgttacttgggatgtaccAAACTTTTaatcaacccggtaacaatgtgacagctcccatactaatcaaacgtacctaaaactgctggttcatggttcacgacagatgtttgaaagcggcgtaaataacgaagaaagagtttatcatcatttgttttggcaaaaaaaatcccttgtgcatatgagatctgaattggtttattatttcaatagagtattttacgaactgacaatatTATATCAAgtaccaaaacgtttccgtggtaatgacaatagcagcataactggttcttctgtcataataacatgctctatttggttctgtcatatAACAgtgtgttttttgtacaactgcaacgatctctattgcttggatttgctcttgaattttgcttaacttgttctgttaacgacaaaatcgatccagcaatcatgaaagagcatttcattttgaattgcgcagcggataacttttaatgaaacacgcaatattcaaatactttagagcagacaactcgtacacaagaatgacaatcttgtaataaataccgctttttatcttgtaaacaaatcaatcaaacaacccaccaagaattcaaacagttttaccgaaaacatgaaataatgctgaaataattaatacgcacttttcaaatcgttgtccagacagctttttgcgttcacatttaacgtaacaaaaattaacatttcctttggaaatcgaaggtgcgtcaattttgactggcacgtaaaaacgatcgtcgcgacatttttgacactggcgggtgttatggcaaactgttaataactgtcactttgttacggggtagctTTTAATCGACAGTGTTCGAGCAAACAAATATTACACCGTTTCAGTTGCATTCTTCGAgcggttcgaatctcggctttgACGGCTTTGACAGTTCGTGCGGGTGCAACGGCGTATTTCAATTTCACTGTTTTTTTTAACCGCCAACGCCAAGCCAAGAGCCAACCCTAACTTAATTATTGCAAGTTCTATTGATTCTCTGTTCGTTGTGCTTGTAGATTTGTGAATCCAACGCGTAAATTATTTATTCAGCATGGATAATCCAGAGCCTATCTTAATTGAAATTGCCTGTTCCAAAGGGTAAATTCACACTAAAGAGATTCGCTTCAAAAAGAGAttatattaattttatttttaacgtACAGGTTCAACAAATCCGCCCCCTCACCGGAGCTCAACCTAGCGATACACTCGTACCTGTCGGAACGCAAAACCCTTCCGAAGGATCATGTCTTCCGTGTCAACTATCCCAAAGTAGAGAGCGTTATGATTTGCAACGAACTAACGGCCAGTACACCGCGAACCGATCTTCAGCTGTACTCGTACCATCTGTGCGACGGCACCGGTGAGGAGGAAACCGTTTCGCAAGATGGAGAAGAGGTTCAGATTGCGAGCCACTGGTTGCTCCCGGCAAGGGAGTACCACGGCCTCTGGGAAAGTCTGGTTTACGAGGGTACGATGAAGGAGGATTTACTGAGCTTTATGCAAACTACGATGCTGTTTTCTAGGAAGAATGTCAATTCAAACCTGGTGGCGTGCAATCGGTTGGTAGAGTAGCGTATTAAAATTAGGAAGTTACTTAGTAGATTGTTTCTTTTTTAGATTGGTTTTACTGCATGGTCCACCTGGTACAGGAAAAACTAGCCTGTGCAAAGCGCTTGCTCAAAAGTTGGCAATTCGAATGATCGATCACTATCGGCATGCTCATTTGATAGAAATAAACAGCCACAGTCTGTTCTCGAAGTGGTTCTCCGAAAGTGGCAAATTGGTGCAGAAAGTATTTAGTCAAATTCACGAAATTTGCCAGCAGAAAACAGCTCTGGTATGTGTTCTAGTGGATGAGGTGGAATCGATCGTATTTGCCCGGGAGTCGATCTCAAACAATGAACCAAGCGACAGCATTCGAGTGGTCAATGCTGTCCTAACACAGCTGGATCGTATTCGCAAATACCCGAACGTTTTCGTGCTGGCCACGTCCAATCTCACCGGTAGCATCGATTTGGCTTTCCTGGACCGAGCGGATATTGTGCAGTTCATTGGCAATCCCACGATGCCGGCCATTTACGAAATCTACCGTTCTGCCCTGCTTGATCTGCAAAGCATAAAGATCATCAACGATAATGAAACAATTCCCCCGCACGCAGAATGTACGGACAATTCGACAGTTGTCAAAACGTTGCGGGAAGTCGCTCGGATCAGTGTCGGACTAAGTGGGCGCAGTCTAAGGAAAGTTCCGTTCCTAGCACACGCATTGTTCGTGAAGCAAAACGAAACAACATTGCTCAAGTTTCTCGGTGCCATGCGAAGCGCCGTACGGCGCATGAAAGCCGATAAGGGAATGCTGGATTCCAGAAATCATACAAAGCTGGCAAACAACTGTGAGAACGGAAATGGTGCCACAAACGGGTCTAGttaattttttgttctaaaaatGGTAAGTTTTTCTAGATTGTGTCGAGCAAATTGCCtttattttcatttgtttaAACATTAGctaaagaaatttcaaatcaaGTGTTCGTATATATCTACAAAAATAActgtttttattttagttttagtttaacttgTTTTAAACCTCGCCTAGCGCGAATCTGATTCATGTTTTTGGTTTCCCGCATTTTTCGCTTCTTATAAATCTTCCGAATATGACTTGCTTGATCCTCTTTTACGCTGGCAGCTTCAGCAGCCGAGCTAGCAAATTCAGTAAAGAAACGTCTTCCTTCCTCCAAACGAGCACCACCGGgaagaaagaagaaattttCTTTCCAATTAACTGGCTTAGGCAAACGACcgccttttttcttcttctttttgccGTCATCGTTTTCTTCTGCCGGTTCCGGAATGATTGCTTCGGCATTCTCCGTAGCTTCGTCCttcatatcttcatcctcactgGCCGATGACTCATACTTGAACCGAGCCATACTGAAAGCTGGTTTTTCAGCATCCTCTTCTTCTACAGTTTCTTCTTTCTCGTCCACTGGATCAGCATTTCCAAACATCGAAAGCAGGCTGAATCCCCCGCCTGAGGAACTTCCGATCATTTCCTTAATATTCCCCGAAACTTTGTAGAATTTTTCATCGGAGACTTTAAAGTCATCGGCTGGACGATCTACCTGTTTCCCTTGAGCAacctcttcttcttctgcttctACCTTCTCTTTCCTGACAGCTTTTTCGGAAACATTACTCTGTGCTGAAGGGTCATACCGTTGCATTACCATTTTGTCCTTTTCCTCGCCTTTAAATTGTGACCTGTCCTGAATGTCCCTTCCTGTTACCTTGGAGAGAATTTCCAGCTGTTTTTTCCGCTCCTGATTGTTCGATTTTCCTTCATTCTTAACTGAAACGGATTTGTCCGTTGCCACACTCTTCCTTTTCTTACCATCCGTAGTTTCATCAGCGAGAAAACGTTCATCTAGTTTAAATCGTGCATCACCGTAAAACTGAGTTTGCATGTCGAACAAGCGCTGACCCTTCTCAGCTAAAACAAAAACgaataaaatcaattattttgtcaaaaaaaatcaagtCTAACCACTCACTATTATCCCCCAGTTGCTTTCGAACGGAGAAGTTTCCCTTGAATCCGTCCCCCTCATCGGCCTCATCATCAAACAGTGCCAATTTGTTTCGTTTACCAGCCGGAGGTCCGTCCGGTTCCTCAGCATCATCAAACAAAATCTTCTTCCGACCGCTCGCTTCTCCCGTGCCAGCCAGGGCCATCTTAATCGCCTGCTTCTGTTGCTCGTACGAACTCTGCAAGCTAGTCAACCCTTTCTTCCGTTTCTCATCCGCCTGGCGAGCCTTCTCGCTCAGTTCCTTAGCATCCTGCTGAAGCTTCCTCTTGCGACCCTTTTCAATCACTTCCTTCACCTGACCGGTGATGGGAACAATTTTCAGCTTGCCATGCTCGAGGTAGGTTTCCTGATTCCACTTTCGCACCAACTGATCTTCCTCGCTGGGTTTTGTGGCGGTTCGGTTGACCACCGCTCGGACAGGTGCCGCAGGTTGCTCGTCCTCACTTTCCGAGCTGGATTCCGAACTAGACGACGATTCCGCCGTCTTTTTGAGCGTCGGCAGCACCGGAAGCGGTTCAGCTTCCCTCTGCTTTTGCTTGGTAGTCTCTTCATTTTTCCGGTATGGATTCAGACGCTCATTGGTCGCTTTACTCGCTTCCGCTTCCTCTCGTTCTCGCTTCAGCCGATCCAGAAAGGACTCCTTCGCTTTAGACACGTTCAAATAAACACCTTTGTATGTTTCCTGTCGAAACTCATTGATGCAGCGCCGAACGGATTGCTCGTCCAGTTCGATATTAACGAAAGCGAACGTATCAACCGATCCAGTCAGCGGATTTGGTTTACTTTTCAAATCGATTGCTGACACCGCACCGTAGGCAGAAAACTCCTGCTCCAGCTCTTGCTCGCTGGTTCCGGACGGGATGTTTCCCACGAAAAGTCGTTGCAGTGGCATTTTGAATTCTCGCGTTTTCACACAATTTTAACACTACCACATTGCACGCACGTTAAAATCGTGCAAgagtttcattaaattttgtGATTGGCTAAAGTAAATAAATCGCCAAAACAACTCACGTGCGTTTGACGTTTGTTGCACCGTGGCTGCACGGGCTGCACGAATTACACCGTAAAAGCTTTGAGATAATATCGATAAATGGCGCACATCGATAATATCCATAATATCGTTAAGGTGCAACACTATgtcgtggacccccgttcgtttgaccgtttttctttctgaacactttttaatttgaaccccgctggtttgcacgacgtgtacattaaaaatggttcaaatgtcattctcaacaagACATCATTTGCTCATGCAGATAATGCACACAAACAcggtttgtttgtactgatctagcatgTTTAATCAATTTCACATTCCGTTTCCCAACAAATACGATAGAAATAAGattggagaatgaaatattcgctgcttgcaactgccaactaaatcaaaccacctaaacaataacaaagaacagggagCCTCataaaagtttcagcatatttaaggTTCCCAGttgttaaaattaaaaactaatcccgttagtttgcatgaggaatcgttcgaATTATCGGGGTTCCACAGTATTTATACATCTACAccaatacagcaaagtttcgttaattggtggttcgttaattgggcggttcgttaattgggcgttcgctaattgggttatgtgacaacttgaatgtcaaaattgtatggaattttcgagtttagaattttctaacaactgtcagtcggcccaattagcgaatcagctggagtgcagtcgtggcccaattaacgaattcaggctgtaccaGATTTCTTCAaagggtcggacactcagcacattgtgccgcggcactccagagatatcacgcagcacacctccggttcaattttacatatgaaatgggagcattgccagttgtcaaaatcatctcgcatggttgccagatctatcaaaTTATAACGAAttcaacaaatcttgcagttcggcactttcggtacagcatcagttcggctcgtttcaagccgcctaacataaaaacggctgtgccgagtgtccAATCCGTTGGATttcttaaaatttttctttcgatttttgttcgattttcaTGTAACTTAACCGTTATGGGTTATGCTGCagactttatccagctttttacgagccataatggcggacgtgttcgtaatatttcaacagcatttttgacatttccctaatacatcgcacgttttctttccgtacattcctttagttttaccgtgaacgcgcggaaataagacgtgcgatgtattagtgaaatgtcaaagatgccgttcaaatattacgaacacgtccgccattatggctcgtaaaaagctggattgcctTGAAAAACAAGATTAACCTCAGCTCAGTCAACTAAAACTCCtagaatgctcctaactagcagtgttgcgaagcccgcactcgtgtggtctaattttctcacacacgcgtactcattctaacgaacacgccgccATAAGCATCGCCCTTTAAAACTttcgctcttatttcttcatgcactgcgatgagtttttgcgcgtatgggtttagctaacagctacagttttCGCTCGTCGTTGCAACCCGATCTGCTGATGTCGATTACACGCGAGGGCTCGCGCatccgcccgtgagtagaatcgaggacgaagatgacgaagaa harbors:
- the LOC128739308 gene encoding pachytene checkpoint protein 2 homolog, whose amino-acid sequence is MDNPEPILIEIACSKGFNKSAPSPELNLAIHSYLSERKTLPKDHVFRVNYPKVESVMICNELTASTPRTDLQLYSYHLCDGTGEEETVSQDGEEVQIASHWLLPAREYHGLWESLVYEGTMKEDLLSFMQTTMLFSRKNVNSNLVACNRLVLLHGPPGTGKTSLCKALAQKLAIRMIDHYRHAHLIEINSHSLFSKWFSESGKLVQKVFSQIHEICQQKTALVCVLVDEVESIVFARESISNNEPSDSIRVVNAVLTQLDRIRKYPNVFVLATSNLTGSIDLAFLDRADIVQFIGNPTMPAIYEIYRSALLDLQSIKIINDNETIPPHAECTDNSTVVKTLREVARISVGLSGRSLRKVPFLAHALFVKQNETTLLKFLGAMRSAVRRMKADKGMLDSRNHTKLANNCENGNGATNGSS
- the LOC128742668 gene encoding probable RNA-binding protein CG14230, whose translation is MPLQRLFVGNIPSGTSEQELEQEFSAYGAVSAIDLKSKPNPLTGSVDTFAFVNIELDEQSVRRCINEFRQETYKGVYLNVSKAKESFLDRLKREREEAEASKATNERLNPYRKNEETTKQKQREAEPLPVLPTLKKTAESSSSSESSSESEDEQPAAPVRAVVNRTATKPSEEDQLVRKWNQETYLEHGKLKIVPITGQVKEVIEKGRKRKLQQDAKELSEKARQADEKRKKGLTSLQSSYEQQKQAIKMALAGTGEASGRKKILFDDAEEPDGPPAGKRNKLALFDDEADEGDGFKGNFSVRKQLGDNTEKGQRLFDMQTQFYGDARFKLDERFLADETTDGKKRKSVATDKSVSVKNEGKSNNQERKKQLEILSKVTGRDIQDRSQFKGEEKDKMVMQRYDPSAQSNVSEKAVRKEKVEAEEEEVAQGKQVDRPADDFKVSDEKFYKVSGNIKEMIGSSSGGGFSLLSMFGNADPVDEKEETVEEEDAEKPAFSMARFKYESSASEDEDMKDEATENAEAIIPEPAEENDDGKKKKKKGGRLPKPVNWKENFFFLPGGARLEEGRRFFTEFASSAAEAASVKEDQASHIRKIYKKRKMRETKNMNQIRARRGLKQVKLKLK